One Cynocephalus volans isolate mCynVol1 chromosome 5, mCynVol1.pri, whole genome shotgun sequence DNA window includes the following coding sequences:
- the C5H6orf136 gene encoding LOW QUALITY PROTEIN: uncharacterized protein C6orf136 homolog (The sequence of the model RefSeq protein was modified relative to this genomic sequence to represent the inferred CDS: inserted 3 bases in 2 codons; substituted 3 bases at 3 genomic stop codons), translated as MYHPSRGAARRLGPCLRAYQARPQVXERRRRGGGERPSXEPVRGAGRAPGSAQAQXHPPPLPTCAPRHVEGLGVVRAGRRRGQPCSRXRRSLQSEAGQARSRQRVRVCVAPAAPRLPVPGGDLKGRGRKVRXPAAVRPLTSPTPTRPAGRALHSAHPAPGERSRQKCRPGWTRFGLLSPGGQDSHAPSRDGASGTPSGTEDNLSPRTLPFPALWPHSTTTTSPSSPLFWAPPPPPPPIHPLPRPPPLPLPQVQALSSPWVVLPPGSREEGPGPELHSGCLDGLRSLFEGPPCPYPGALIPFQAPGTAHPSPATPSGDPSMEEHLAVMYERLRQELPNLFLHSHDYTLYSSDVEFINEILNIRTKGRTWYILSLTLCRFLAWNYFAQLQLEVLQLTRHPENWTLQARWRLVGLPIHMLFLRFYKRDKHELYRTYDAYSTFYLNSNGLICRHRLDKLMPSHSPPTPVKKLLVGALVTLGLSEPEPNLHLCSKA; from the exons ATGTACCATCCCAGTCGTGGGGCGGCCCGGCGTCTCGGCCCCTGCCTTCGCGCCTACCAGGCTCGACCCCAGGT AGAGCGGAGGAGGAGAGGGGGCGGGGAGAGACCCTCCTAAGAGCCGGTGCGTGGGGCGGGGCGCGCGCCGGGTTCCGCGCAGGCGCAGTGACACCCACCGCCCCTTCCCACCTGTGCCCCTCGGCACGTGGAGGGGCTAGGGGTCGTGAGGGCGGGAAGGCGGCGTGGTCAGCCCTGCTCCCGGTGACGTCGGTCTCTCCAGTCTGAGGCCGGGCAGGCGAGGTCGAGGCAGCGGGTGCGCGTCTGCGTTGCGCCCGCGGCTCCCCGGTTACCTGTGCCTGGAGGTGATTTGAAGGGCAGGGGCCGAAAGGTTC AGCCGGCTGCTGTGCGGCCCCTGACTTCTCCGACACCGACCCGACCCGCGGGCCGCGCTCTGCATTCCGCGCATCCTGCACCTGGAGAGCGGTCCCGGCAAAAATGCCGGCCCGGGTGGACCCGGTTCGGGCTCCTGAGCCCGGGCGGGCAAGATAGCCACGCCCCTAGCAGAGACGGCGCCTCAGGGACACCGTCGGGGACGGAG GACAACCTTTCTCCACGGACTCTACCATTCCCAGCCCTTTGGCCCCACTCCACAACCACCACTTCCCCATCTTCTCCTCTTTTCTGggctcccccacctccaccccctcctATCCACCCTCTTCCCCGGCCTCCCCCACTACCTCTCCCTCAGGTCCAGGCCCTCAGCTCACCATGGGTAGTTCTCCCCCCAGGAAGTAGGGAGGAGGGACCAGGACCTGAGTTGCACAGCGGTTGCCTGGATGGGCTTAGGAGCCTTTTTGAAGGACCTCCCTGCCCCTATCCTGGGGCTTTGATACCTTTCCAAGCCCCTGGAACTGCCCACCCTTCCCCTGCCACCCCCTCAGGAGATCCTAGTATGGAGGAACATCTCGCTGTCATGTATGAGAGACTGAGACAAGAG CTTCCCAACCTCTTCCTTCACTCCCATGACTACACTCTCTATTCATCGGACGTGGAATTCATCAATGAGATCCTGAACATACGTACCAA GGGCCGGACATGGTACATTCTGTCACTGACCCTTTGCCGCTTCTTGGCTTGGAACTATTTTGCACAACTTCAGTTGGAGGTTCTACAGCTGACCCGCCACCCTGAGAATTGGACCCTGCAAGCCCGCTGGCGTCTTGTGGGGCTGCCCATCCACATGCTCTTTCTGCGCTTCTACAAGCGTGACAAACATGAGCTTTACAG gACCTACGATGCCTATTCCACCTTCTACCTGAATTCCAATGGCCTCATTTGTCGCCATCGCCTAGACAAG CTGATGCCTTCACACTCACCTCCAACGCCTGTGAAGAAGCTGCTAGTGGGAGCCCTGGTGACCCTGGGGCTGTCAGAGCCAGAACCCAATTTACACTTGTGTTCAAAGGCCTGA